The following proteins are encoded in a genomic region of Papaver somniferum cultivar HN1 unplaced genomic scaffold, ASM357369v1 unplaced-scaffold_10, whole genome shotgun sequence:
- the LOC113326614 gene encoding salicylate carboxymethyltransferase-like isoform X1, with protein sequence MDQVIIRNVHMNGGTSETSYSANSSVQNKQKRAILITRPIVEEATLNVLSKSYIFAAKSKLKRTTIGIAELDCASGPNALLVVSHILETIYNKHYRSGSVMPEILVFLNDLPGNDFNTLFKDVGSFCDELRRSNGDGFGPCFVAGIPGTFYGRLFPSDTLHIVHSSYSLQWLSQVPQGIEKSNKGNFYITKSSPPSVITAYLNQFKKDFRVFLECRSEELVNGGRMVLTLVGRSRSDPTSKDCCSFWELLALSAHDMVLQGAIEKEKFDLFNIPNYFPSPEEVKSIILCEGSFTTNQLETFHVNWDGSDPKENANSVTRNKLESSHYAANILRAVSEPLLANQFGEEIMDKLYGRFRERIAEYAAKGKTEFTNLVISMTKMEKDL encoded by the exons ATGGATCAGGTGATCATTCGAAATGTCCACATGAATGGAGGCACTTCTGAAACAAGTTATTCTGCTAATTCATCGGTTCAG AATAAACAGAAGAGAGCTATATTAATAACCAGACCAATAGTAGAGGAGGCGACATTGAACGTACTATCTAAGTCGTACATCTTTGCAGCGAAGTCTAAGCTGAAGCGTACTACTATAGGCATAGCAGAGTTAGATTGTGCATCGGGACCTAATGCATTGTTAGTCGTCTCTCATATTTTGGAAACTATCTACAACAAACATTATAGATCTGGTAGTGTTATGCCTGAGATTCTCGTGTTCCTTAATGATCTTCCCGGGAATGACTTTAACACCCTTTTTAAGGATGTGGGAAGTTTCTGTGATGAATTAAGAAGAAGTAATGGAGATGGTTTTGGACCATGTTTTGTTGCTGGAATTCCTGGTACATTCTATGGTCGACTGTTTCCTAGTGACACTCTTCACATCGTTCATTCTTCCTATAGCCTTCAGTGGTTATCGCAG GTACCTCAAGGGATTGAGAAGTCGAACAAGGGAAACTTTTACATCACAAAATCAAGTCCTCCATCTGTAATCACAGCCTACTTAAACCAATTCAAGAAAGATTTTAGGGTGTTTCTCGAGTGTCGCTCGGAGGAATTAGTTAACGGAGGAAGAATGGTTTTAACACTCGTGGGTAGAAGCAGATCAGATCCTACTAGTAAAGATTGTTGTTCTTTCTGGGAATTATTAGCTCTGTCAGCCCATGACATGGTTTTACAG GGAgccattgaaaaggagaaattCGACTTATTTAACATTCCTAATTATTTTCCTTCCCCTGAAGAAGTAAAGTCTATAATTCTGTGCGAAGGTTCATTCACAACTAATCAACTAGAGACATTTCACGTGAATTGGGATGGTAGTGATCCCAAGGAAAATGCAAATTCAGTGACACGTAACAAGTTAGAAAGTAGCCATTACGCAGCTAACATCCTCAGAGCAGTGTCAGAACCCTTACTAGCGAATCAATTTGGGGAGGAGATAATGGATAAATTGTATGGTAGGTTCAGGGAGAGAATTGCCGAATACGCAGCCAAAGGGAAAACTGAGTTCACAAACTTAGTTATCTCCATGACTAAGATGGAAAAAGATCTATAA
- the LOC113326614 gene encoding salicylate carboxymethyltransferase-like isoform X2 has translation MDQVIIRNVHMNGGTSETSYSANSSVQKRAILITRPIVEEATLNVLSKSYIFAAKSKLKRTTIGIAELDCASGPNALLVVSHILETIYNKHYRSGSVMPEILVFLNDLPGNDFNTLFKDVGSFCDELRRSNGDGFGPCFVAGIPGTFYGRLFPSDTLHIVHSSYSLQWLSQVPQGIEKSNKGNFYITKSSPPSVITAYLNQFKKDFRVFLECRSEELVNGGRMVLTLVGRSRSDPTSKDCCSFWELLALSAHDMVLQGAIEKEKFDLFNIPNYFPSPEEVKSIILCEGSFTTNQLETFHVNWDGSDPKENANSVTRNKLESSHYAANILRAVSEPLLANQFGEEIMDKLYGRFRERIAEYAAKGKTEFTNLVISMTKMEKDL, from the exons ATGGATCAGGTGATCATTCGAAATGTCCACATGAATGGAGGCACTTCTGAAACAAGTTATTCTGCTAATTCATCGGTTCAG AAGAGAGCTATATTAATAACCAGACCAATAGTAGAGGAGGCGACATTGAACGTACTATCTAAGTCGTACATCTTTGCAGCGAAGTCTAAGCTGAAGCGTACTACTATAGGCATAGCAGAGTTAGATTGTGCATCGGGACCTAATGCATTGTTAGTCGTCTCTCATATTTTGGAAACTATCTACAACAAACATTATAGATCTGGTAGTGTTATGCCTGAGATTCTCGTGTTCCTTAATGATCTTCCCGGGAATGACTTTAACACCCTTTTTAAGGATGTGGGAAGTTTCTGTGATGAATTAAGAAGAAGTAATGGAGATGGTTTTGGACCATGTTTTGTTGCTGGAATTCCTGGTACATTCTATGGTCGACTGTTTCCTAGTGACACTCTTCACATCGTTCATTCTTCCTATAGCCTTCAGTGGTTATCGCAG GTACCTCAAGGGATTGAGAAGTCGAACAAGGGAAACTTTTACATCACAAAATCAAGTCCTCCATCTGTAATCACAGCCTACTTAAACCAATTCAAGAAAGATTTTAGGGTGTTTCTCGAGTGTCGCTCGGAGGAATTAGTTAACGGAGGAAGAATGGTTTTAACACTCGTGGGTAGAAGCAGATCAGATCCTACTAGTAAAGATTGTTGTTCTTTCTGGGAATTATTAGCTCTGTCAGCCCATGACATGGTTTTACAG GGAgccattgaaaaggagaaattCGACTTATTTAACATTCCTAATTATTTTCCTTCCCCTGAAGAAGTAAAGTCTATAATTCTGTGCGAAGGTTCATTCACAACTAATCAACTAGAGACATTTCACGTGAATTGGGATGGTAGTGATCCCAAGGAAAATGCAAATTCAGTGACACGTAACAAGTTAGAAAGTAGCCATTACGCAGCTAACATCCTCAGAGCAGTGTCAGAACCCTTACTAGCGAATCAATTTGGGGAGGAGATAATGGATAAATTGTATGGTAGGTTCAGGGAGAGAATTGCCGAATACGCAGCCAAAGGGAAAACTGAGTTCACAAACTTAGTTATCTCCATGACTAAGATGGAAAAAGATCTATAA